Proteins from a genomic interval of Musa acuminata AAA Group cultivar baxijiao chromosome BXJ1-9, Cavendish_Baxijiao_AAA, whole genome shotgun sequence:
- the LOC103996553 gene encoding UDP-glucose 4-epimerase GEPI48 isoform X3 encodes MGRCVLVTGGAGYVGSHTVLQLLLEGFTAVVVDNLDNSSEFAVQRVAQLAGEFGKNLTFHRIDIRDIEALEKVFSTTKFDAVIHFAGLKAVGESVQKPLLYYKNNIIGTIALLEVMAAYGCKKLVFSSSATVYGWPKDLPCTEESPLCAMNPYGQTKLMIEEICHDIHRADSDWKIMLLRYFNPVGAHSSGHIGEDPRGIPNNLMPLIQQVSVGRRPTLAVFGNDYSTKDGTGVRDYIHVVDLADGHIAALHKFFEDPNIVTLLHPSSPLPHPSSRDAHVGRRY; translated from the exons ATGGGGAGGTGCGTCCTGGTCACGGGCGGCGCCGGTTACGTCGGGAGCCACACCGTGTTGCAACTCCTTCTGGAAGGGTTCACCGCCGTCGTCGTCGACAACCTCGATAACTCCTCCGAGTTCGCTGTCCAGCGCGTCGCCCAACTCGCTGGCGAGTTCGGCAAAAACCTCACATTTCACCGG ATTGATATTCGGGatatagaagcattggagaaagtATTTTCTACAACAAA GTTTGATGCTGTTATACATTTTGCTGGTCTGAAGGCAGTGGGTGAAAGTGTTCAGAAACCCTTGCTTTattacaaaaataatatcattggtACAATTGCTCTTTTGGAAGTAATGGCTGCATATGGATGCAAAAAG CTGGTATTCTCATCATCAGCTACTGTTTATGGATGGCCTAAGGATTTACCCTGTACAGAGGAATCCCCTTTGTGTGCAATGAACCCATATGGTCAAACTAag CTTATGATTGAAGAAATATGTCATGATATCCATCGTGCAGATAGTGACTGGAAGATAATGCTATTAAGATATTTCAATCCTGTCGGAGCTCATTCCAGTGGACATATTGGTGAAGATCCTCGTGGAATTCCCAATAATCTCATGCCACTAATCCAGCAAGTTTCTGTTGGGAGGAGACCTACACTAGCAGTATTTGGGAATGACTATTCAACCAAGGATGGTACAGGG GTAAGGGATTACATCCACGTTGTTGATCTAGCAGATGGACATATTGCAGCTCTGCATAAGTTCTTTGAGGACCCCAACATAG TGACTCTCCTGCACCCTTCCTCACCACTCCCGCATCCTTCTTCTCGTGATGCGCACGTGGGCCGACGGTATTGA
- the LOC103996554 gene encoding wax ester synthase/diacylglycerol acyltransferase 11 isoform X3: MPSIGDEGAVQGTSQKSTSFVPKQISLSLSTRDPNPPKQQPHEKVAMESESTPQLSLKISRSNSSSCCQSGRAEEKEGDQVKEEPVSPAGLVFRQEHTNCYIIAILGFGKPLDVAIIKAGLEATLARHPRFSSVQVSDDDREGTTLRWKPTKVDVDDHVVVPDLHPESSSSDTASPDQLVEDYVASLTTVPMNSSRPLWELHLLNIPTSEAAAVAVFRIHHSLGDGASLISLLLACTRRTADPTSLPTLPESRPPPPPPPTSAPPLALLLYIWTVLVVSWNTLVDFVVLVATSIWLKDTPTALKGGEGVEFRSKRVVHRTVSLDDVKDIKNSMHCTVNDVLVGVTSAGISRYLHRRHGETNDGKKQQLLKASTRLRSAMIINMRPKLEIHQDLAEMMAGKNCGVKWGNLISYVILPFPIAMYEDPLDYVRKGKAAVDRKKNSLQAVLAYRCATFLIKMFGVKDAALLSPSSWSSIRRSYKVDEISFYGHPILYLAPSVYGHPHALTLHYQSYMNTMKIVVAVDESTIPYPHQLLDDLAESLKVIKEAIPTKKS, encoded by the exons ATGCCATCGATCGGAGATGAAGGAGCCGTCCAAGGAACAAGTCAAAAGTCCACCTCCTTTGTGCCCAAGCAGATCTCTCTGTCTCTGTCAACTCGAGATCCAAATCCTCCAAAGCAGCAGCCACACGAGAAGGTAGCCATGGAATCGGAGAGCACGCCGCAGCTATCGCTAAAGATCTCGAGAAGCAACAGCAGCAGCTGCTGTCAAAGTGGAAGAGCGGAGGAGAAGGAAGGAGATCAAGTAAAGGAGGAGCCGGTGAGCCCCGCGGGTCTGGTGTTCCGGCAGGAGCACACGAACTGCTACATCATCGCTATTCTTGGGTTCGGCAAGCCCCTCGACGTCGCCATCATCAAGGCCGGCCTGGAGGCGACGCTTGCCCGCCACCCCCGCTTCTCCAGCGTCCAG GTGAGCGACGACGACCGCGAGGGGACGACGTTGAGGTGGAAACCGACAAAAGTGGACGTCGACGACCACGTCGTCGTCCCCGACCTCCACCCGGAGAGCTCCTCCTCCGACACCGCTTCCCCGGACCAGCTGGTGGAGGACTACGTGGCATCCCTCACCACCGTCCCCATGAACTCCTCCCGCCCCCTCTGGGAGCTGCACCTCCTCAACATCCCCACATCCGAGGCCGCCGCCGTGGCCGTCTTCCGCATCCACCATTCCCTCGGAGACGGCGCCTCCCTCATCTCCCTTCTCCTCGCCTGCACTCGCCGCACCGCCGACCCCACCTCCCTCCCCACCCTACCCGAATCCCgaccgccgccgcctccacctCCGACCTCCGCGCCCCCCCTCGCTCTGCTCCTCTACATCTGGACCGTTCTCGTCGTTTCATGGAACACGCTGGTCGACTTCGTCGTCCTCGTCGCCACTTCCATATGGTTGAAGGACACCCCGACGGCGTTGAAGGGCGGAGAGGGCGTGGAGTTCCGCTCCAAGCGCGTCGTGCACCGCACCGTGAGTCTCGACGACGTCAAGGACATCAAGAACTCCATGCACTGT ACCGTAAATGATGTACTTGTGGGTGTCACATCTGCCGGAATCTCTCGCTACCTCCACAGAAGGCATG gtgAGACTAATGATGGGAAGAAGCAGCAGCTCCTCAAGGCGAGCACCCGACTCCGGTCAGCCATGATTATCAACATGAGACCAAAGCTTGAGATTCAT CAGGATTTAGCAGAGATGATGGCAGGCAAAAAttgtggggtcaagtgggggaattTGATCAGCTATGTCATCTTGCCATTTCCGATTGCGATGTACGAAGATCCCCTCGACTACGTCCGCAAGGGAAAGGCAGCTGTGGACAGGAAGAAGAACTCTTTGCAGGCTGTGTTAGCGTATCGATGTGCCACTTTCTTGATCAAAATGTTTGGGGTCAAG GATGCTGCTTTGCTTTCGCCGTCCTCGTGGAGTTCGATCCGAAGGTCTTACAAAG TCGATGAAATTAGCTTCTACGGCCACCCAATCCTGTACCTTGCTCCCAGTGTATATGGCCATCCCCAT GCTCTGACGCTGCATTATCAGAGTTACATGAACACTATGAAGATAGTCGTCGCAGTAGATGAGTCGACGATACCATATCCGCACCAGCTATTGGATGACTTGGCCGAATCTCTCAAAGTCATCAAGGAGGCAATTCCTACAAAAAAATCATAA
- the LOC103996554 gene encoding wax ester synthase/diacylglycerol acyltransferase 11 isoform X1, with protein MPSIGDEGAVQGTSQKSTSFVPKQISLSLSTRDPNPPKQQPHEKVAMESESTPQLSLKISRSNSSSCCQSGRAEEKEGDQVKEEPVSPAGLVFRQEHTNCYIIAILGFGKPLDVAIIKAGLEATLARHPRFSSVQVSDDDREGTTLRWKPTKVDVDDHVVVPDLHPESSSSDTASPDQLVEDYVASLTTVPMNSSRPLWELHLLNIPTSEAAAVAVFRIHHSLGDGASLISLLLACTRRTADPTSLPTLPESRPPPPPPPTSAPPLALLLYIWTVLVVSWNTLVDFVVLVATSIWLKDTPTALKGGEGVEFRSKRVVHRTVSLDDVKDIKNSMHCTVNDVLVGVTSAGISRYLHRRHGETNDGKKQQLLKASTRLRSAMIINMRPKLEIHQDLAEMMAGKNCGVKWGNLISYVILPFPIAMYEDPLDYVRKGKAAVDRKKNSLQAVLAYRCATFLIKMFGVKGGADMTYGLISNTTFSYSNVVGPVDEISFYGHPILYLAPSVYGHPHALTLHYQSYMNTMKIVVAVDESTIPYPHQLLDDLAESLKVIKEAIPTKKS; from the exons ATGCCATCGATCGGAGATGAAGGAGCCGTCCAAGGAACAAGTCAAAAGTCCACCTCCTTTGTGCCCAAGCAGATCTCTCTGTCTCTGTCAACTCGAGATCCAAATCCTCCAAAGCAGCAGCCACACGAGAAGGTAGCCATGGAATCGGAGAGCACGCCGCAGCTATCGCTAAAGATCTCGAGAAGCAACAGCAGCAGCTGCTGTCAAAGTGGAAGAGCGGAGGAGAAGGAAGGAGATCAAGTAAAGGAGGAGCCGGTGAGCCCCGCGGGTCTGGTGTTCCGGCAGGAGCACACGAACTGCTACATCATCGCTATTCTTGGGTTCGGCAAGCCCCTCGACGTCGCCATCATCAAGGCCGGCCTGGAGGCGACGCTTGCCCGCCACCCCCGCTTCTCCAGCGTCCAG GTGAGCGACGACGACCGCGAGGGGACGACGTTGAGGTGGAAACCGACAAAAGTGGACGTCGACGACCACGTCGTCGTCCCCGACCTCCACCCGGAGAGCTCCTCCTCCGACACCGCTTCCCCGGACCAGCTGGTGGAGGACTACGTGGCATCCCTCACCACCGTCCCCATGAACTCCTCCCGCCCCCTCTGGGAGCTGCACCTCCTCAACATCCCCACATCCGAGGCCGCCGCCGTGGCCGTCTTCCGCATCCACCATTCCCTCGGAGACGGCGCCTCCCTCATCTCCCTTCTCCTCGCCTGCACTCGCCGCACCGCCGACCCCACCTCCCTCCCCACCCTACCCGAATCCCgaccgccgccgcctccacctCCGACCTCCGCGCCCCCCCTCGCTCTGCTCCTCTACATCTGGACCGTTCTCGTCGTTTCATGGAACACGCTGGTCGACTTCGTCGTCCTCGTCGCCACTTCCATATGGTTGAAGGACACCCCGACGGCGTTGAAGGGCGGAGAGGGCGTGGAGTTCCGCTCCAAGCGCGTCGTGCACCGCACCGTGAGTCTCGACGACGTCAAGGACATCAAGAACTCCATGCACTGT ACCGTAAATGATGTACTTGTGGGTGTCACATCTGCCGGAATCTCTCGCTACCTCCACAGAAGGCATG gtgAGACTAATGATGGGAAGAAGCAGCAGCTCCTCAAGGCGAGCACCCGACTCCGGTCAGCCATGATTATCAACATGAGACCAAAGCTTGAGATTCAT CAGGATTTAGCAGAGATGATGGCAGGCAAAAAttgtggggtcaagtgggggaattTGATCAGCTATGTCATCTTGCCATTTCCGATTGCGATGTACGAAGATCCCCTCGACTACGTCCGCAAGGGAAAGGCAGCTGTGGACAGGAAGAAGAACTCTTTGCAGGCTGTGTTAGCGTATCGATGTGCCACTTTCTTGATCAAAATGTTTGGGGTCAAG GGAGGAGCCGATATGACCTATGGACTCATCTCTAACACCACATTTTCTTACTCGAATGTTGTCGGGCCAGTCGATGAAATTAGCTTCTACGGCCACCCAATCCTGTACCTTGCTCCCAGTGTATATGGCCATCCCCAT GCTCTGACGCTGCATTATCAGAGTTACATGAACACTATGAAGATAGTCGTCGCAGTAGATGAGTCGACGATACCATATCCGCACCAGCTATTGGATGACTTGGCCGAATCTCTCAAAGTCATCAAGGAGGCAATTCCTACAAAAAAATCATAA
- the LOC103996554 gene encoding wax ester synthase/diacylglycerol acyltransferase 11 isoform X2, with protein MPSIGDEGAVQGTSQKSTSFVPKQISLSLSTRDPNPPKQQPHEKVAMESESTPQLSLKISRSNSSSCCQSGRAEEKEGDQVKEEPVSPAGLVFRQEHTNCYIIAILGFGKPLDVAIIKAGLEATLARHPRFSSVQVSDDDREGTTLRWKPTKVDVDDHVVVPDLHPESSSSDTASPDQLVEDYVASLTTVPMNSSRPLWELHLLNIPTSEAAAVAVFRIHHSLGDGASLISLLLACTRRTADPTSLPTLPESRPPPPPPPTSAPPLALLLYIWTVLVVSWNTLVDFVVLVATSIWLKDTPTALKGGEGVEFRSKRVVHRTVSLDDVKDIKNSMHCTVNDVLVGVTSAGISRYLHRRHGETNDGKKQQLLKASTRLRSAMIINMRPKLEIHDLAEMMAGKNCGVKWGNLISYVILPFPIAMYEDPLDYVRKGKAAVDRKKNSLQAVLAYRCATFLIKMFGVKGGADMTYGLISNTTFSYSNVVGPVDEISFYGHPILYLAPSVYGHPHALTLHYQSYMNTMKIVVAVDESTIPYPHQLLDDLAESLKVIKEAIPTKKS; from the exons ATGCCATCGATCGGAGATGAAGGAGCCGTCCAAGGAACAAGTCAAAAGTCCACCTCCTTTGTGCCCAAGCAGATCTCTCTGTCTCTGTCAACTCGAGATCCAAATCCTCCAAAGCAGCAGCCACACGAGAAGGTAGCCATGGAATCGGAGAGCACGCCGCAGCTATCGCTAAAGATCTCGAGAAGCAACAGCAGCAGCTGCTGTCAAAGTGGAAGAGCGGAGGAGAAGGAAGGAGATCAAGTAAAGGAGGAGCCGGTGAGCCCCGCGGGTCTGGTGTTCCGGCAGGAGCACACGAACTGCTACATCATCGCTATTCTTGGGTTCGGCAAGCCCCTCGACGTCGCCATCATCAAGGCCGGCCTGGAGGCGACGCTTGCCCGCCACCCCCGCTTCTCCAGCGTCCAG GTGAGCGACGACGACCGCGAGGGGACGACGTTGAGGTGGAAACCGACAAAAGTGGACGTCGACGACCACGTCGTCGTCCCCGACCTCCACCCGGAGAGCTCCTCCTCCGACACCGCTTCCCCGGACCAGCTGGTGGAGGACTACGTGGCATCCCTCACCACCGTCCCCATGAACTCCTCCCGCCCCCTCTGGGAGCTGCACCTCCTCAACATCCCCACATCCGAGGCCGCCGCCGTGGCCGTCTTCCGCATCCACCATTCCCTCGGAGACGGCGCCTCCCTCATCTCCCTTCTCCTCGCCTGCACTCGCCGCACCGCCGACCCCACCTCCCTCCCCACCCTACCCGAATCCCgaccgccgccgcctccacctCCGACCTCCGCGCCCCCCCTCGCTCTGCTCCTCTACATCTGGACCGTTCTCGTCGTTTCATGGAACACGCTGGTCGACTTCGTCGTCCTCGTCGCCACTTCCATATGGTTGAAGGACACCCCGACGGCGTTGAAGGGCGGAGAGGGCGTGGAGTTCCGCTCCAAGCGCGTCGTGCACCGCACCGTGAGTCTCGACGACGTCAAGGACATCAAGAACTCCATGCACTGT ACCGTAAATGATGTACTTGTGGGTGTCACATCTGCCGGAATCTCTCGCTACCTCCACAGAAGGCATG gtgAGACTAATGATGGGAAGAAGCAGCAGCTCCTCAAGGCGAGCACCCGACTCCGGTCAGCCATGATTATCAACATGAGACCAAAGCTTGAGATTCAT GATTTAGCAGAGATGATGGCAGGCAAAAAttgtggggtcaagtgggggaattTGATCAGCTATGTCATCTTGCCATTTCCGATTGCGATGTACGAAGATCCCCTCGACTACGTCCGCAAGGGAAAGGCAGCTGTGGACAGGAAGAAGAACTCTTTGCAGGCTGTGTTAGCGTATCGATGTGCCACTTTCTTGATCAAAATGTTTGGGGTCAAG GGAGGAGCCGATATGACCTATGGACTCATCTCTAACACCACATTTTCTTACTCGAATGTTGTCGGGCCAGTCGATGAAATTAGCTTCTACGGCCACCCAATCCTGTACCTTGCTCCCAGTGTATATGGCCATCCCCAT GCTCTGACGCTGCATTATCAGAGTTACATGAACACTATGAAGATAGTCGTCGCAGTAGATGAGTCGACGATACCATATCCGCACCAGCTATTGGATGACTTGGCCGAATCTCTCAAAGTCATCAAGGAGGCAATTCCTACAAAAAAATCATAA